The following nucleotide sequence is from Acyrthosiphon pisum isolate AL4f chromosome A2, pea_aphid_22Mar2018_4r6ur, whole genome shotgun sequence.
TTATCGTATTGATAATACTATTGACACACGTCATCGATATATTATTCAAAGAGCTTGTAATTCATTGTTTGTCAGTCTTTGGTATTCACTTATCAATCTGTTTCGCGCTTTTATCACTATCagggtttatttattttaatttattatttgtttacactTTTTTCATTAGAAGCACGAATTAAGAAAAATCTTAAATCCTGATTtgaagaaatttaaattatattctgtattaacttttaattaattattcaatttataatattatgaattatacataggttatgaatatttttgtaagtgtaaaaaataatatacgttcttaatatgatttaatcataattttgaaaGCATTTATTAAcggtttgttattattttacttacaatatatcttataaatattgatgaattttcGTAACTTTTAATAGTTGTTCAGTAATATTTCATTCCAAATTAaagttatgattaaaaaatttaactgttattatcttttttttatcatttagtattatttcattaggtagtttttttatttaaccaccttgtatattatgtttaagacaCAAATTAATTACTGAAGCATAATAttgatcttaaaatatattttaattttatgctaaTTAGGCGATGTAACTATTACTTGATTTTCCAACAAAAGATGGACACTAGTCGTAATACAGTTGCAGCCATATTAGAAGAAGTGAGAGATGATGTGCGCAGTTCAACAAGTCCTTTATCGCAACCTGTCGGTCCAACCAGCACTAATGATGCCAATAAAATTGTCATTTATGTTCAAGACAAAAATCGTTTTGTGAAGACTGAACATGCTGATTTCTTTAATCATGTAAATGATCATCCACCTTCAGAGAACTACAATAATTTACGTCCAATAGCAGCAAGAGTTCAAAGGGTATTTGCATCTTTAGGCACGGTCAGTCAAGGTCTACTAGCTGGAGTAGCTTTAGCACAATTATTCTTAGGTGAAGCATCCCAACGATCACCATTGATATTGATGTCATTTTTCTTATTGTCGACTATATGTATGTGCACAGTTCTGGATATTTTTGACTTGTACAGATGTGAGAGCTtcaaaccaaaatatattttagtaagtttAAATGCTTGATagaaattttaatgtatttggtaggtaataactataaagaccaataaattataaatttttgaaattcataattttccCTACATGTATTAGTTCATTTAGATTTTGAAATGTTGAAGTATTAATACTAT
It contains:
- the LOC100168915 gene encoding uncharacterized protein LOC100168915, encoding MDTSRNTVAAILEEVRDDVRSSTSPLSQPVGPTSTNDANKIVIYVQDKNRFVKTEHADFFNHVNDHPPSENYNNLRPIAARVQRVFASLGTVSQGLLAGVALAQLFLGEASQRSPLILMSFFLLSTICMCTVLDIFDLYRCESFKPKYILVLFLSVLTALAAFACTTYDTAIMSGSKVEAKVSETWRALNCCRCYGAVLGWIIIIIMKPKDQLAEYLNID